One stretch of Eubacteriales bacterium DNA includes these proteins:
- a CDS encoding glycosyltransferase produces the protein MKNSVILIPSYKPDEYLVRTVKSTLDAGFKDIVVIDDGSGSKYDKYFSEVKNLGAYVIRHSVNLGKGRAMKTAFNTILQEYPKMYGVIVCDADGQHPIDFVIKIDELMSKNPSSLILGVREFSKAKIPLPNLLGNTITRLVFFLLTGMRFSDTQCGLRGYPKKVIEKLLSVSGERYEYENEMLLECRKSDIPIVEIAMDAVYLGENGVSHFNRVLDSARIYRCILRFATLPFVAGVISLVVFILLPKENVLATLIQAMISVGIGYIIMFIPGRKKLLGAFLASLFTAMFGGFMLLFSYLFPIMNPLWQFLLSSIPMIAISYSSFVLKKYGQKPCVIKF, from the coding sequence TTGAAAAATAGCGTTATTTTAATTCCTTCATACAAGCCAGATGAATATCTAGTTAGAACAGTGAAAAGTACACTTGATGCAGGTTTTAAAGACATAGTAGTAATTGATGATGGCAGTGGCAGTAAATACGATAAATATTTTTCAGAAGTTAAAAACTTAGGAGCATATGTCATTCGTCATTCAGTTAATCTAGGTAAAGGCCGTGCCATGAAAACAGCCTTTAACACAATTCTTCAAGAATATCCAAAAATGTACGGTGTAATAGTATGCGATGCAGACGGCCAGCATCCCATAGATTTTGTTATTAAGATAGACGAATTAATGTCTAAAAACCCTTCTTCTCTTATTTTAGGAGTTAGAGAATTTAGTAAAGCTAAAATCCCTCTTCCTAATCTTTTAGGCAATACGATAACGAGGTTGGTCTTTTTCTTACTTACAGGCATGCGTTTTTCAGATACTCAATGCGGGTTAAGAGGATATCCTAAAAAAGTTATTGAGAAGCTCTTAAGTGTCAGCGGCGAACGATATGAATATGAAAACGAAATGCTTCTTGAATGCAGAAAATCTGACATCCCTATCGTAGAGATAGCTATGGATGCTGTGTATTTAGGGGAAAATGGTGTCAGCCACTTTAACCGTGTCCTGGATTCTGCAAGGATATACAGATGTATTCTGCGTTTTGCCACCTTACCGTTTGTTGCAGGTGTTATATCACTTGTTGTTTTTATACTTTTACCAAAAGAAAATGTGTTAGCCACTCTTATTCAAGCCATGATAAGTGTAGGCATTGGATATATCATCATGTTTATCCCTGGCAGAAAAAAACTTTTGGGTGCTTTTTTGGCATCTTTATTCACAGCTATGTTTGGCGGCTTTATGCTGCTCTTTAGCTATCTGTTTCCAATTATGAATCCCTTATGGCAATTTTTACTGTCTTCAATACCTATGATCGCAATTTCATATTCGTCATTCGTCTTAAAGAAATATGGCCAAAAGCCATGTGTTATAAAATTTTAA
- a CDS encoding calcium/sodium antiporter, translating into MLYILLFTLGIILIIKGGDWFIQASIWISETTGMSKMLIGTTLVSLATAMPEFFVSTLAVADNQSAFALGNTFGSVICNTGLVLSLSLIFLKNRNLNKDFFKKAFIMFLTLIILFFLVSDKTIQKSEGIPLAVLFIIFLLLNVYEMRGSTSKTGVLHVNNVVCKRNTVLNIAMFIFGGGAILLGADLLVDNGVIIAQMCGIPKGIIGVTIVAFGTSLPELVTTLSAIIKKETDIGIGNILGANILNLTLILSTCTFVSKGPITIMPDYFPSLGRILTRITYIDIPLIALLFCVLLLPPLVSRGKVFRWQGIIMLLLYIAFIVFLIINLN; encoded by the coding sequence ATGCTCTATATTCTTTTATTTACTCTTGGCATTATCCTAATAATAAAAGGCGGCGATTGGTTTATCCAAGCCTCGATTTGGATTTCCGAAACTACAGGCATGTCTAAGATGCTCATTGGTACGACATTGGTGTCGCTGGCGACTGCAATGCCGGAATTTTTCGTAAGCACTTTAGCGGTTGCGGACAACCAGAGCGCATTTGCTCTTGGCAATACCTTCGGGTCTGTTATTTGCAATACCGGTTTAGTCCTTTCATTATCTTTGATATTTTTGAAAAACCGTAATCTTAATAAGGACTTTTTTAAAAAAGCTTTTATCATGTTTTTAACCCTTATTATCTTATTTTTTCTTGTTTCGGATAAAACGATACAAAAATCTGAAGGTATACCATTGGCGGTTCTTTTTATCATATTCCTATTATTAAATGTATACGAGATGCGCGGCAGTACTTCAAAGACAGGTGTACTGCATGTGAATAACGTAGTTTGTAAAAGAAATACTGTTTTAAATATAGCTATGTTTATATTTGGAGGAGGTGCTATATTATTAGGTGCTGACCTTCTCGTAGATAACGGTGTTATAATTGCTCAGATGTGCGGCATCCCAAAAGGCATTATAGGAGTAACTATAGTAGCCTTCGGCACTTCCCTTCCAGAACTTGTGACAACATTATCCGCCATAATAAAAAAAGAAACTGATATAGGCATAGGTAATATTTTAGGAGCAAATATACTAAATTTAACTCTAATACTTTCAACCTGTACTTTCGTTTCAAAAGGTCCCATAACTATTATGCCGGATTACTTTCCTTCGCTTGGCAGGATACTTACACGTATCACATATATAGATATACCATTAATAGCATTGCTCTTTTGTGTTTTATTGCTCCCTCCGCTCGTATCACGGGGAAAGGTATTTAGGTGGCAGGGTATAATTATGCTTTTACTTTATATAGCTTTTATAGTATTTTTGATTATAAATTTAAATTGA
- a CDS encoding PQQ-binding-like beta-propeller repeat protein: MITNSVMWDFGGKDPFSYRIWQAYDSSALIDADTDTLIEPGENGVLYTVKLNTTYDESTGTLTMNPDGLVKYRYTTPEYGEGNESRWWGIENSIATWRNYAFFTDNGGFLQCVDLNTMELIYSVDVLDDSDVSIVIEEDAENDTFYLYTANEVDKQAGALSSGYGKSYHRKIDGPTGKVIWEKDYKASVGNTSSNGGTLATPALGKGEISNLIIYAMDMVPIEVSDDEGGTKTVLGGRLIAYDKDTGEVVWSKEQKSDYWSSPVLVYSDTGKAYLVQCDRGGYMKLYDAATGSELYSLDLGSRIDATPSVYGDMIVIGTRGVGGSGDSQKIIGIKIK; encoded by the coding sequence TTGATAACAAACAGTGTCATGTGGGACTTTGGCGGAAAAGATCCTTTCTCATACAGGATATGGCAGGCCTACGATTCAAGCGCCCTTATAGATGCAGATACGGATACGCTAATAGAACCTGGCGAAAACGGAGTGCTTTATACAGTTAAATTGAATACCACTTATGATGAGTCTACAGGTACACTTACTATGAATCCAGACGGGCTCGTTAAATACCGCTATACGACACCGGAATACGGCGAAGGAAATGAGTCCCGTTGGTGGGGAATTGAAAACTCAATTGCTACATGGAGAAATTACGCATTTTTTACGGACAACGGAGGGTTTTTACAGTGCGTTGACCTAAATACTATGGAACTTATATATTCAGTAGACGTATTGGATGATTCAGATGTATCAATTGTTATAGAAGAAGATGCAGAAAACGATACATTTTACTTATACACTGCCAACGAGGTGGACAAGCAAGCAGGCGCACTTTCCTCCGGATACGGTAAAAGCTACCACAGAAAAATAGACGGGCCGACAGGAAAGGTGATTTGGGAAAAAGATTATAAGGCTTCAGTCGGTAATACTTCTAGCAACGGAGGAACACTGGCGACGCCGGCTTTAGGCAAGGGAGAAATAAGCAACTTAATAATCTATGCAATGGACATGGTGCCTATTGAGGTTTCCGATGATGAAGGCGGAACAAAGACAGTACTCGGCGGCAGATTAATCGCATACGATAAAGATACAGGCGAAGTAGTTTGGAGCAAAGAGCAGAAATCAGATTATTGGAGTTCTCCGGTCTTAGTATATTCTGACACAGGCAAGGCATATCTGGTCCAGTGTGACCGTGGAGGATATATGAAACTTTACGATGCAGCTACCGGCAGCGAACTGTATTCGCTGGATTTAGGCTCCAGGATAGATGCTACACCTTCTGTATACGGAGATATGATAGTTATTGGTACACGTGGAGTTGGCGGCAGCGGAGATTCTCAGAAAATTATTGGGATAAAGATAAAATAG
- a CDS encoding sulfide/dihydroorotate dehydrogenase-like FAD/NAD-binding protein, which translates to MFKIAEKKTLNNQVKLMKIVAPHIAKKCEPGQFIMLRINEKGERIPLTISDFDRDEGTVTIVFQEVGKTTKLLGTLNAGDSIQDFVGPLGIPSHLEGYKKVVVIGGGLGTAIAYPSAKKLHQLGATVHGIIGFRNKDIIIYEGEMKAVTDKLIVTTDDGSNGTKGFVTDQLKKLIEEGNKYDLAIAIGPLIMMKFISKLTKEYNIKTVVSMNPIMIDGTGMCGSCRVLINGETKFACVDGPDFDGHSVDFDDAIKRNSKFKKEEAMENEKHECRLGKIEG; encoded by the coding sequence ATGTTTAAGATAGCAGAAAAGAAGACGCTTAATAACCAGGTTAAGCTTATGAAGATAGTAGCACCGCATATAGCAAAAAAGTGTGAACCAGGCCAATTTATAATGCTTAGAATAAATGAAAAGGGAGAGAGGATCCCTCTTACTATATCTGATTTTGACAGAGATGAAGGTACCGTTACAATAGTCTTTCAGGAAGTAGGAAAGACTACAAAGCTATTAGGTACTTTAAATGCAGGAGACAGCATACAGGATTTTGTCGGCCCGCTTGGTATTCCTTCACATTTAGAAGGATATAAAAAGGTTGTGGTTATAGGCGGAGGGCTAGGGACTGCCATTGCATATCCTTCTGCAAAAAAGCTTCATCAGCTGGGTGCAACGGTTCATGGAATAATCGGTTTTAGAAATAAAGATATTATAATCTACGAAGGCGAGATGAAAGCAGTTACGGACAAACTTATCGTAACGACGGACGATGGCTCTAACGGAACTAAAGGGTTTGTTACAGACCAGTTAAAAAAGTTAATAGAGGAAGGCAACAAATATGACCTCGCAATAGCCATTGGGCCTCTTATAATGATGAAATTTATAAGCAAACTAACAAAGGAGTATAACATAAAGACGGTTGTGAGCATGAACCCGATAATGATAGACGGGACAGGGATGTGCGGCAGCTGCCGAGTTCTTATCAATGGAGAGACAAAGTTCGCTTGTGTAGACGGGCCGGATTTCGACGGCCATTCAGTGGATTTTGATGACGCTATTAAAAGAAATTCTAAGTTTAAAAAAGAAGAAGCAATGGAAAACGAAAAACACGAATGCAGACTCGGAAAGATAGAGGGTTAA
- the gltA gene encoding NADPH-dependent glutamate synthase, whose protein sequence is MPNMSKEKTRMPELKPAERIKSFDEVASGYTEEMALNEAQRCLNCKNKPCEQGCPVAVPIPAFIELIRQKKYVEAYQKITSTNSLPAICGRACPQENQCEKYCVRGAKGEPVAIGRLERFAADQAMKEGKTEQKKDKANGIKVAVIGSGPAGLACGADLAKRGYDVTIFEAFHIAGGVLQYGIPEFRLPKKLVGKQIDSLIELGVKIETNMVIGKVFTLDELKQNGFKAIFIGTGAGTPSFMNIPGEMLNDVYSANEFLTRINLMKAYKFPEVDTPIKCYKNVAVVGGGNVAMDSARCAKRLGADNVYIVYRRSEKEMPARAEEVEHAREEEIEFRMLTNPIEVLGDKDGNVLGLKLNKMELGEPDASGRRRPVPIPNSEYTIDVDAVVIAIGQKPNPVIKKSAPELETQKWGGIIVDDEGRTNIKGVYAGGDAVTGAATIILAMGAGRTAAKAIDEDIKNEKI, encoded by the coding sequence ATGCCTAATATGTCTAAAGAAAAAACAAGAATGCCTGAATTAAAACCAGCAGAGCGTATAAAATCTTTTGACGAGGTTGCATCTGGATACACGGAGGAAATGGCATTAAATGAGGCACAGCGCTGCCTTAACTGTAAAAACAAGCCATGCGAGCAGGGCTGCCCTGTAGCAGTACCTATCCCTGCATTTATTGAGCTTATCCGGCAAAAGAAATATGTGGAAGCTTACCAAAAGATAACTTCTACCAACAGTTTGCCGGCGATTTGCGGAAGGGCTTGTCCGCAGGAAAACCAGTGCGAAAAATACTGTGTCCGCGGTGCTAAAGGCGAACCAGTCGCTATAGGCCGCCTCGAGCGCTTTGCCGCTGATCAGGCTATGAAAGAAGGAAAAACGGAACAGAAAAAAGATAAAGCTAACGGCATAAAAGTTGCCGTTATAGGGTCCGGCCCCGCTGGGCTTGCCTGCGGAGCAGATCTTGCCAAGCGCGGATATGACGTTACTATATTCGAAGCATTTCATATAGCGGGCGGAGTACTGCAATACGGCATACCTGAGTTTAGGCTCCCTAAAAAACTGGTGGGAAAACAAATAGATTCTTTGATAGAACTTGGTGTTAAGATAGAAACCAATATGGTAATCGGAAAGGTATTTACACTAGACGAGTTAAAGCAAAACGGCTTTAAAGCAATTTTCATAGGAACGGGAGCAGGGACTCCGAGCTTTATGAATATACCCGGTGAAATGTTAAACGACGTTTATTCGGCAAATGAGTTTTTAACACGTATAAACCTAATGAAAGCGTATAAGTTCCCGGAAGTCGATACACCTATTAAATGCTACAAAAACGTAGCTGTTGTAGGTGGCGGAAATGTTGCAATGGATTCGGCGCGCTGTGCAAAACGCTTAGGAGCAGATAACGTATATATAGTTTACAGGAGAAGCGAAAAGGAAATGCCGGCCAGGGCGGAGGAAGTTGAACATGCCCGCGAGGAAGAAATAGAGTTTAGGATGCTAACAAACCCGATAGAAGTTTTAGGTGATAAAGACGGGAATGTACTCGGGTTAAAATTAAATAAGATGGAATTAGGCGAACCAGACGCTTCAGGGCGCCGCCGCCCAGTGCCTATACCTAACAGCGAATACACTATAGATGTAGATGCAGTCGTTATAGCTATAGGCCAAAAGCCTAACCCTGTCATCAAAAAATCTGCACCGGAACTTGAAACGCAAAAGTGGGGCGGTATAATAGTGGACGATGAAGGCAGGACGAATATAAAAGGTGTATATGCGGGCGGAGACGCAGTAACGGGGGCAGCTACCATAATACTTGCTATGGGAGCCGGGAGAACTGCGGCAAAGGCTATAGACGAGGATATAAAGAATGAAAAAATATAG
- the hflX gene encoding GTPase HflX: MVSGNTVGVKNTILNRLDELMLLKQDKHMFVDVEILKEVSLISDGLKREISLLIARNGKIEDISIGDSGTVSFKKLHKRRAAEGLSGYRLVHTHPNGSPYLSKVDIGTLIDSRLDAMAAVSVFNGQPKAMTVGYISDNPEREVVYGPFLVSRLPHRALLDEILAADERVKLSTSLKTVDEDEETAILVGLNASESSMEELEKLAVTAGAKVLDRFVQNRERDKKYYIGSGMARELSLKCIELFCDTVIVNDTLSPAEANNLEEVLGDVKVIDRTALILDIFAKHAVSSEGKLQVELAQLKYYSSRLAGQGKNLSRLGGGIGTRGPGEKKLEVDKRVIRDRMHRLNEELFDLKKRRELTRQHRRDVGIKNVVIVGYTNAGKSTILNYMTNANVGSADKLFETLDTTTRRLTLPSKREILLTDTVGFIQNLPHELISAFSSTLSEVTSADLILHVMDVSDELILEKRKVVDDLLVSLGAGDKDVLYVYNKIDLFKPEITEKNSVLISAKTGEGICELMQKIEQIFLGKLTRAQILIPYNRGDVLSFIAKNAAKKDETYEEGGTLVNVTAESSVIMEARRMLLGGEVNG, encoded by the coding sequence ATGGTATCCGGAAATACGGTTGGAGTAAAAAATACAATTTTAAACAGGCTCGATGAACTTATGCTTCTAAAACAAGATAAGCATATGTTTGTTGACGTTGAAATTTTAAAAGAAGTGTCACTGATATCAGATGGGCTTAAAAGAGAGATATCCCTATTAATAGCCAGAAACGGAAAGATAGAGGATATTTCAATAGGGGACAGCGGTACCGTAAGCTTTAAGAAGCTTCATAAGCGCCGCGCTGCAGAAGGGCTTTCAGGCTACAGGCTTGTACACACCCATCCAAACGGTTCACCTTATTTATCTAAGGTAGATATCGGAACACTCATAGATTCGCGTTTAGATGCTATGGCGGCGGTAAGCGTATTTAACGGCCAGCCTAAGGCAATGACTGTTGGGTATATTTCTGACAACCCTGAAAGAGAAGTTGTATACGGGCCGTTTTTAGTAAGCAGACTGCCGCATAGAGCGCTTTTAGACGAGATCTTGGCGGCAGACGAAAGAGTCAAGCTGTCAACTTCGCTTAAAACAGTTGACGAAGATGAGGAAACTGCGATATTGGTTGGATTAAATGCAAGTGAAAGCAGCATGGAAGAACTTGAAAAATTAGCAGTTACGGCAGGAGCAAAAGTGCTTGATAGATTTGTACAAAACAGGGAGCGGGATAAGAAATACTATATAGGCTCCGGCATGGCAAGAGAACTTTCATTAAAATGTATAGAGCTTTTCTGCGATACCGTCATAGTAAACGATACTTTATCACCTGCCGAAGCAAATAATCTGGAGGAGGTATTGGGGGACGTTAAAGTAATAGACAGGACAGCGCTTATATTAGATATATTTGCAAAACATGCGGTCAGCAGCGAGGGCAAACTACAGGTCGAGCTCGCGCAGCTTAAATACTATTCTTCACGCCTTGCAGGGCAGGGAAAGAACCTGTCAAGATTAGGAGGCGGTATAGGAACAAGAGGCCCTGGCGAAAAAAAGCTGGAAGTGGATAAAAGGGTAATAAGGGACAGGATGCACAGGCTAAACGAGGAACTTTTTGACCTTAAAAAAAGGCGGGAACTGACTAGGCAGCACCGACGTGACGTAGGGATTAAAAATGTAGTTATAGTCGGATATACTAATGCCGGGAAGTCTACTATCTTAAACTACATGACAAATGCAAATGTAGGAAGTGCGGATAAACTTTTTGAGACTTTGGATACCACCACGCGCAGGTTAACGCTGCCAAGCAAAAGGGAGATTTTACTGACGGATACGGTAGGGTTTATACAGAACCTCCCTCACGAGCTTATAAGCGCATTTTCAAGTACGCTAAGTGAAGTTACGTCTGCTGATTTGATATTACATGTCATGGACGTTTCAGATGAGCTCATTTTGGAAAAGAGAAAAGTAGTGGATGACTTGCTTGTTTCACTCGGCGCAGGAGATAAAGATGTTTTATACGTTTACAACAAGATAGATTTATTTAAGCCGGAGATTACGGAGAAAAACTCAGTATTGATTTCGGCAAAGACGGGCGAGGGAATCTGCGAACTGATGCAAAAAATAGAACAGATATTTTTAGGTAAACTGACAAGAGCGCAGATACTAATACCATACAACAGAGGAGACGTGCTTTCTTTCATAGCAAAAAATGCGGCAAAAAAAGATGAGACTTATGAGGAAGGCGGGACTTTAGTTAATGTAACGGCGGAAAGTTCGGTTATTATGGAAGCAAGAAGGATGCTTCTTGGAGGAGAGGTAAATGGATAA